The Microtus pennsylvanicus isolate mMicPen1 chromosome 14, mMicPen1.hap1, whole genome shotgun sequence DNA window TCCTCCTCTATGAGAACATCTACATCAGCGTGGGCTTCCTCTGCTGCATCTCCATCGACCGCTACCTGGCTGTGGCCCACCCCTTCCGCTTCCACCAGTTCCGAACCCTGAAGGCAGCCGTGGGGGTCAGCGTGCTCATCTGGGTCAAGGAGCTGCTGACCAGCGTCTACTTCCTCAAGCACAAGGAAGTCATCGAGGACGAGGACCGGCACCGAGTCTGCTTTGAGCATTACCCCATCCAGGCCTGGCAGCGTGGCATCAACTACTACCGCTTCCTCGTGGGTTTCCTCTTCCCCATCTGCCTGCTGCTGGCCTCCTACCGGGGCATCCTGCGGGCTGTGCGCCGCAGCCACGGCACGCAGAAGAGCCGCAAGGACCAGATTCAGCGGCTGGTGCTCAGCACCGTGGTCATCTTCCTGGCTTGTTTCCTGCCCTACCACGTGCTGCTGCTGGTGCGCAGCCTCTGGGAGGCTAGCTGTGACTTCGCCaagagcatcttcaacatctaccacttctccctcctcctcaccagCTTCAACTGCATAGCTGACCCGGTGCTGTACTGCTTCGTCAGTGAGACCACTCACAGGGACCTCGCCCGCCTCCGAGGAACCTGCCTAGCCTTCCTTACCTGCTCCAGGACAAGCAGGACCAGGGAGGCCTACCCTCTGGGTGCCCCTGAAGCCTCTGGGAAAAGTGGGGCCCAAGGCGAGGAACCCGAATTGTTAACCAAGCTCCACTCAGCCTTCCAGACCCCTAACTCACTGGGAGCGGGAGGGTCCCCCACAGTTGGGTTGGCCTAGTTATCCTTATGTGAGGCTAGGTTAGGCCTGAGCTTTCACCAACAGGCCTTGTGGTCTGGAGCTTGCGTGGTGGTTGTCTCCCACATTGCCATGTACAGGTGCCTCTCCCCTCAGGAAGGTCCCGCTGGCTCCTGGAAGCCGGGGCACtgctgagtgtgtgaatgagccCTGTCTTCTCCCATGTCTGCTGCCACCTGGGCTGCAGGTGGGACAGAGTCAGAATTGTCA harbors:
- the Gpr68 gene encoding G-protein coupled receptor 68; translation: MRGKAPSGPKMGNITTENVSLPCPIDHTIHQTLAPVVYVTVLVVGFPANCLSLYFGYLQIKARNELGVYLCNLTIADLFYICSLPFWLQYVLQHDNWSYGDLSCQVCGILLYENIYISVGFLCCISIDRYLAVAHPFRFHQFRTLKAAVGVSVLIWVKELLTSVYFLKHKEVIEDEDRHRVCFEHYPIQAWQRGINYYRFLVGFLFPICLLLASYRGILRAVRRSHGTQKSRKDQIQRLVLSTVVIFLACFLPYHVLLLVRSLWEASCDFAKSIFNIYHFSLLLTSFNCIADPVLYCFVSETTHRDLARLRGTCLAFLTCSRTSRTREAYPLGAPEASGKSGAQGEEPELLTKLHSAFQTPNSLGAGGSPTVGLA